In one window of Acaryochloris thomasi RCC1774 DNA:
- a CDS encoding PAP/fibrillin family protein — MDPRTELKQELHASLHKLQHVTRPEAPITDLEIPEEEHQSLNSLSQSLEELAPYPHPLTNEEALKHIDGTWLLRYSNAREIRSLSSLPVGLTVGKVYQIIDVASTSFENKAYVKHPLGFITGYVRITATFEPKPEAEGTVRDRCINVYFKKRSLNIQTLLGFKTPNLEPLKVFDAETPEDRIPSLDITYLDEDLRIGRGGDGSLFILVREVS; from the coding sequence TTGGATCCTCGAACTGAACTGAAGCAAGAACTACACGCAAGCCTGCACAAACTGCAGCACGTCACGAGGCCAGAGGCTCCGATTACTGACCTAGAGATACCGGAAGAGGAGCATCAGTCCCTCAATTCACTCTCTCAATCTTTAGAAGAACTAGCGCCCTACCCACATCCGCTCACCAATGAAGAAGCGCTAAAGCACATAGATGGTACATGGCTGCTGCGCTATTCCAATGCCCGTGAAATTCGATCTCTATCGTCTCTGCCCGTAGGGTTGACCGTGGGTAAGGTCTACCAAATTATTGATGTAGCCTCCACTTCTTTCGAGAATAAAGCCTATGTGAAGCATCCGTTGGGCTTTATCACAGGCTACGTTCGCATTACCGCGACTTTTGAACCTAAGCCCGAGGCAGAAGGAACGGTTCGTGATCGATGTATAAACGTATATTTCAAGAAGCGCTCTCTCAATATCCAAACGTTGCTGGGGTTCAAAACTCCTAACTTAGAACCTCTCAAGGTTTTTGATGCTGAGACGCCTGAGGATAGAATCCCCAGTTTAGATATCACCTATCTCGATGAAGATCTGAGAATTGGCCGTGGCGGAGACGGCAGCTTGTTTATTTTGGTCCGGGAAGTCAGTTAA
- a CDS encoding MerR family transcriptional regulator produces the protein MSKSMKIGELAQQVGLSIRTLHYYDEIGLLSPSDRTEAGHRLYRDHDIIRLQKVISLQQLGFALKEIRECLENPDFALPQVINLHRARLREQMALSRTLLDRLDAIATQLQTTQSIAVENLIQAMETITMTTQYFTPEQQAILEARFEKRAVEWQDLLTEIRAEMNRGTEVNDPNVQRLAGAWRANMASLIHGDRQIYESFVKMYQHEGSETAGIGALDNDTFEYISKAVSFLSLAEDMDFVVTFKRFNVEANQVIAVGQQAIRELNFNFFGTEGMLLGLLAEGKSVAAQVLMDAGVSFGTTQQVIQEWLASSAILPEDMPEQLGFAPRAYRVMELALEALNQSAAQQPAGPVRANPGHLLLGILLEAQEGGGVASKILTDVFGLDLIQLEQQLRTAMVR, from the coding sequence GTGTCTAAGTCTATGAAGATTGGCGAACTGGCCCAACAGGTCGGACTCTCCATTCGCACACTGCACTACTACGACGAAATTGGTCTGCTCTCCCCCTCAGATCGAACGGAGGCAGGGCATCGACTTTATCGCGATCACGATATCATCCGGCTGCAGAAAGTCATTTCGCTGCAGCAGTTAGGCTTTGCGCTCAAAGAGATCCGTGAGTGTTTGGAGAATCCTGACTTTGCGCTGCCGCAGGTGATTAATCTGCATCGGGCGCGGCTGCGAGAGCAGATGGCCTTGTCGCGGACTTTGTTGGATCGACTGGATGCGATCGCAACCCAGCTCCAAACGACCCAATCGATTGCGGTTGAGAACCTAATTCAAGCAATGGAGACGATTACTATGACGACACAATATTTCACCCCAGAACAGCAAGCCATTCTAGAGGCACGATTCGAGAAACGGGCAGTAGAGTGGCAAGATCTGCTAACCGAAATCCGAGCTGAGATGAATAGGGGCACAGAGGTCAACGATCCGAATGTGCAGCGCTTGGCTGGAGCTTGGCGCGCAAATATGGCCTCCCTGATTCATGGCGATCGCCAAATTTACGAATCGTTTGTCAAGATGTATCAGCACGAGGGATCTGAGACGGCAGGCATAGGAGCATTAGATAACGACACGTTTGAGTACATCTCGAAGGCCGTTTCTTTCCTTTCCCTCGCGGAAGACATGGATTTTGTGGTCACGTTTAAGCGCTTCAATGTAGAGGCCAATCAAGTTATTGCTGTGGGGCAACAGGCTATCCGTGAGCTGAACTTCAATTTCTTTGGCACCGAAGGCATGCTGCTCGGATTGCTGGCCGAAGGTAAGAGCGTGGCGGCTCAAGTGCTCATGGATGCGGGCGTCAGCTTTGGTACAACTCAGCAGGTGATCCAAGAATGGCTGGCATCTTCAGCGATTCTGCCTGAAGATATGCCTGAGCAATTGGGGTTTGCCCCCAGAGCCTACCGAGTGATGGAGCTAGCCCTCGAAGCCTTGAACCAAAGTGCGGCTCAACAACCTGCAGGGCCAGTCCGCGCCAATCCGGGGCACTTGCTGCTGGGCATTTTGCTCGAAGCTCAGGAAGGTGGCGGCGTCGCCAGCAAGATCCTGACAGATGTATTTGGCCTTGATCTGATTCAGCTTGAGCAGCAGCTTAGAACGGCGATGGTGCGGTAA